GGGCGTCCGTCCAGCAACAGGAGGAAGAGGCCCGTCTAGCAGCCGCCGCGATGGGCTGGACTCTCCACGAACGGGTGTTCGTCGACAACGACGTCTCCGCCAGCCGGCACGCCCGCAAGAGTCGCCAGGAACACGGCGAACTCCTCGACCTCATCCGAAGCCGTGACATCGACGTTCTGATCCTCTGGGAGTCGTCACGCGGCGACCGGACACTGACCAGGTGGTCTGCCCTCCTGGACCTCTGCCGCGACCTCGGCGTGAAAATCCACGTCGTCGACCACCGCCGGACGTACGACCTGAACGTCCCCCGGGACTGGAAGACCATGGCCGACGAGGGCGTGAACAACGCTTACGCCAGCGAGGAGACCCGCGAGCGGATCTTGCGCGACGTCCGAGCCAACGCCATGAAAGGCCGGCCTCACGGCAAGTTGCCCTATGGCTACACCCGCACGTACGACGAACGGGGAGTCTTCGTCGCCCAGATCGAGCAGCCCGAACAGGCCGACGTGGTCCGTGAGTGCGCCCGCCGTGTCGGGGCCGGCGAATCGCTCTACTCGATCGCCCAGGATCTCAACAGCCGCGGCGTCCCGGCGCCACGCGGCGGCAAATGGCTGCCCAACCAGGTCAAGCGGCTCACCACACAGCCCCGCTACATCGGCCAGCGCGTACACCAAGGCGTCGTGATCGGCGACGCCCTCTGGCCCGGCATCATCGACGAAGCCACATTCGCTGAATGCGTCCGCCGGATGTCCGACCCCCGCCGGCACACGGTCCGGGACCGGTCGCTGAAATACTTGCTGACCGGCATCCTCAAGTGCGGCGCCTGTGGCGCGAAATGCCGCGTGATCAAGAACCGCGGCTACCACGCCTACTCCTGTTACGAGAAGTTCTGCGTCTCCGTGCGCACGACCCACGTCGAGGACTTCGTCACCGACATGGTGATCGCCCGCCTGGAGCAACCCGACGTGCTGGCCGGTATCGCCGCCCGCAGCGACCAGGTCGCCGCCGACCGCGGCGACGACGCCGACGAACTCCAAGGCCGCCTTGACGGCTTCTACGCCCAGGCCGCCGAAGGGAAGATCAGCCCCGCAGGACTCGCCGCGATCGAGGCACGGCTACTGCCCCAGATCGCCGAGGCGCGCCGAGCCGCGCAAGCCGCGCCACTGCCCCGGCTGATCCGCGACGTCGCCGGCCCCGACGCCCGCCAGCGCTGGGAAGCACTCGACCTGGGCCGACAGCGCGAGATCATCGACAAGCTGGTGGAACTGCGAGTCGCCACCACCGTGCGCGGCACCCGGTTCAGCTTCCACCGGCTCGGCGAGTCCCGATGGCGCGGCGACGAACGGACCTGGGCCGAGCACTGGGCCGCGGAAGGCATCTGATGACGCTTACTCGCACGCCGCGAAAAGAAATCGGCAATAGCGTATTGCCGATTTCCGAGAAGGAAGTTACTAGCGGTACGAAAGCGCAATTCAATCCTCTGTTTCGGGCGCTCTCCTCGCGCCCCGGTCATCGCAAATCGGTTGTCCCGCAGCGCTGCACGCTCTCGCATGCCAGAAAGTCCGCACACGAACTAAGTGTCCGATTTCTCGCCATAGCCCGTCCGCGGAAATAGTCAAGAAACGGCGCGCCGAAAGGACGGCGGCAAGGATTCAGGTTACGTTTCGCTCAACATCAAGAAGAACCCCGGCCAGCCTCTCTATTGGCGTAGTAGCCGGCCGGGGTTCCCGGACACCTGGACCGCTAGACGGAGCCAGGCGCACAAGTAGCAGCGGGTGTACCACCACCCGGCCTGCCACCGAGGACTGACGGTACCCCCGACACGGGGCACCGCGCAC
This window of the Actinoplanes oblitus genome carries:
- a CDS encoding recombinase family protein, producing the protein MRAVIYCRVSKDKRDRASVQQQEEEARLAAAAMGWTLHERVFVDNDVSASRHARKSRQEHGELLDLIRSRDIDVLILWESSRGDRTLTRWSALLDLCRDLGVKIHVVDHRRTYDLNVPRDWKTMADEGVNNAYASEETRERILRDVRANAMKGRPHGKLPYGYTRTYDERGVFVAQIEQPEQADVVRECARRVGAGESLYSIAQDLNSRGVPAPRGGKWLPNQVKRLTTQPRYIGQRVHQGVVIGDALWPGIIDEATFAECVRRMSDPRRHTVRDRSLKYLLTGILKCGACGAKCRVIKNRGYHAYSCYEKFCVSVRTTHVEDFVTDMVIARLEQPDVLAGIAARSDQVAADRGDDADELQGRLDGFYAQAAEGKISPAGLAAIEARLLPQIAEARRAAQAAPLPRLIRDVAGPDARQRWEALDLGRQREIIDKLVELRVATTVRGTRFSFHRLGESRWRGDERTWAEHWAAEGI